In one Nitrospirota bacterium genomic region, the following are encoded:
- a CDS encoding isoprenyl transferase yields MSNQKQTSLENLSEKELIVLVKNGVSPRHIAVIMDGNGRWAEKKGLTRISGHREGIHSVREIITLCRELEIDTLTIYAFSVENWKRPALEIKTLMCLLEEYLKKELKTLMDNDIRFRTLGRIEELPLSVIQYIKKVERETRNNKKMRLNIALNYGGRSEIIDAIVKFNDDVQKGTRAYKELDENLFSNYLYTEGLPDPDLMIRTSGEERISNFLLWQMAYTELYFTKTLWPDFRRKNLLLAILDFQRRERRFGKVVPEIYSDPQNVKL; encoded by the coding sequence ATGAGCAATCAAAAACAAACCTCGTTAGAGAATCTCTCGGAAAAAGAACTCATCGTCTTAGTCAAGAACGGTGTTTCGCCCCGGCATATCGCTGTCATAATGGATGGAAACGGGCGGTGGGCGGAAAAAAAAGGCCTCACCCGGATTTCCGGCCATAGGGAAGGAATCCATTCGGTTCGGGAAATCATTACGCTTTGTCGTGAACTTGAAATCGACACCCTTACGATTTATGCCTTTTCCGTCGAGAATTGGAAAAGGCCGGCGTTAGAAATTAAGACGCTGATGTGTTTGTTGGAGGAATATCTTAAAAAAGAGCTGAAAACCTTAATGGATAATGACATTCGGTTCCGCACGCTGGGACGTATTGAAGAACTTCCGCTATCGGTGATTCAATATATTAAAAAAGTGGAACGAGAAACCAGAAATAACAAAAAAATGAGGTTGAATATAGCCCTAAACTACGGCGGGAGAAGTGAAATTATTGATGCGATCGTCAAATTTAATGACGATGTCCAGAAAGGGACCCGGGCGTATAAAGAGTTGGACGAAAACCTTTTTTCAAACTATCTTTATACGGAAGGGCTGCCTGATCCGGATTTAATGATACGGACAAGCGGAGAAGAACGGATTAGCAATTTTTTACTCTGGCAAATGGCCTATACCGAGCTTTATTTTACCAAAACCTTATGGCCTGATTTTAGGCGAAAAAACCTGCTTTTGGCAATTCTCGATTTTCAAAGGAGGGAAAGGCGGTTCGGAAAAGTTGTCCCGGAAATCTACTCTGATCCGCAAAACGTTAAGCTATGA
- a CDS encoding phosphatidate cytidylyltransferase produces the protein MIKRLIVAFIFLPLFYLLVTFQHTLLFSFFITLISSLGLFEFFRLYFKEKKHGVIVIGETAALLLMAGFYVEGIDPKGIEAMISPFILSTFLSFGILFLLTAHLFADRESFFLSVSIMGTGLLYVTWFLGHLILIRSLDQGAMYIFFLAMVTWGTDSGALFVGKSIGKRKVAPAVSPNKTVEGAIGGLVFGILLALISRVWFLPVFSLKETIGLAFVMSVAGQIGDLVESMFKRANQVKDSSHLLPGHGGILDKIDSFIFTGPVLYYYLVYFRPV, from the coding sequence ATGATCAAACGCTTAATTGTGGCCTTTATTTTTCTTCCGCTTTTTTATCTTCTCGTAACTTTTCAACACACTCTTCTATTTTCGTTTTTTATAACCCTGATCTCCAGTTTAGGTCTTTTTGAATTTTTCCGCCTCTATTTTAAAGAGAAAAAACATGGGGTCATCGTCATTGGTGAGACGGCGGCCCTTCTATTGATGGCGGGATTTTACGTAGAAGGAATCGATCCGAAAGGGATTGAAGCCATGATTTCTCCATTTATTTTATCGACATTTCTTTCGTTCGGAATTCTCTTTTTACTAACCGCGCATCTTTTCGCGGACAGGGAATCTTTTTTTTTATCCGTCTCCATCATGGGAACGGGACTTTTATATGTGACCTGGTTCCTCGGCCATCTGATCCTCATTCGCTCTCTGGATCAAGGCGCTATGTATATCTTTTTTCTCGCGATGGTCACCTGGGGAACCGATTCGGGCGCCCTGTTTGTAGGTAAGTCAATCGGTAAACGAAAGGTAGCTCCTGCCGTAAGTCCGAATAAAACGGTTGAAGGGGCCATCGGAGGCCTTGTTTTTGGAATTCTTCTGGCCCTGATTTCGCGTGTCTGGTTTTTACCCGTTTTCTCTTTAAAAGAAACCATTGGATTGGCGTTTGTTATGAGCGTTGCTGGCCAAATCGGTGATTTGGTGGAATCAATGTTCAAAAGGGCCAACCAGGTTAAGGATTCCAGCCATCTCCTCCCCGGACATGGGGGGATTCTCGATAAGATTGATA